One Legionella hackeliae DNA segment encodes these proteins:
- a CDS encoding Dam family site-specific DNA-(adenine-N6)-methyltransferase → MNKTKPFLKWAGNKYRCIDTILSSLPPAKRLIEPFTGSGAIFINSDYPNYLLAEENNDLVLLFKFLQKEGISFIDYCAQFFSVANNCEEKYYDFREQFNKSTDLRYKAALFLYLNRHGYNGLCRYNQRGIYNVPFGRYSKPYFPRNEMHYFYQKSSQAEFCLGDFRQTFKQAKAGDLIYCDPPYVPLSPSANFASYTNKKFKEADQIDLALLAMESAARGITVIISNHDTEFTRHHYRDSKIISFPVTRLISCNASKRQAAQELVAIFS, encoded by the coding sequence ATGAATAAAACAAAACCATTTCTTAAATGGGCGGGCAATAAATACCGCTGCATTGATACAATATTAAGTTCTTTGCCGCCAGCAAAACGGCTTATAGAACCCTTTACAGGTTCTGGCGCCATATTTATCAATTCAGATTATCCCAATTATTTATTAGCTGAAGAGAATAACGACCTTGTCTTGCTCTTTAAATTTCTTCAAAAAGAAGGCATCTCTTTCATTGATTACTGTGCTCAGTTTTTTTCTGTTGCGAACAACTGCGAAGAAAAATATTATGATTTTCGTGAACAATTTAATAAGAGCACTGACTTGCGCTATAAGGCAGCGCTTTTTCTCTATTTAAATAGACATGGCTATAATGGATTGTGTCGTTATAATCAGCGAGGTATTTATAATGTGCCTTTTGGGCGATATAGCAAGCCTTATTTTCCTCGCAATGAGATGCATTATTTTTATCAGAAAAGTAGCCAGGCAGAATTTTGTTTAGGTGATTTTCGTCAAACTTTTAAACAAGCAAAAGCGGGTGATTTAATTTATTGTGACCCCCCCTATGTGCCCCTTTCCCCAAGTGCAAATTTTGCATCGTATACCAATAAAAAATTCAAAGAAGCCGACCAAATTGATCTCGCACTCTTAGCTATGGAAAGTGCTGCTCGCGGTATCACAGTCATTATATCGAACCATGATACAGAATTTACCAGGCACCACTATCGTGATAGTAAAATCATTTCTTTTCCGGTAACCCGCTTGATTAGTTGCAATGCTTCCAAACGACAAGCTGCACAAGAGCTTGTAGCGATATTTAGTTAA
- a CDS encoding MFS transporter encodes MQITNTSIGRRQALFGSLMCAVGAFFYCYEFVLRIIPGALQSELSAAFGHISATTFGQISALYYFAYSPMQLPVGMLMDRFGPRRLLTFACFCCAIGSWMFSITSSVFIAGSGRFLVGFGSSFAFVGVLSLAMHWLPRRYFSLVAGLITTLGMLGLVYGEVKITNIAVTMGWHHVLNLMVVIGAILTLVTFFVVRDGPEGYSPHKYALPEFFANVWSVLTSPQVWLIGFVGACLYTSLSVFGELWGKSYLEQAHHLTKVEAARTVSAMFLGWAVGAPIAGYLSDRSGRRVLPLTIGAVLALICICFVLYYPGLSYFWLNVLLFLYGAFSATEIIVFIMGKENSGAKLSGTVFAAVNMIVTLGGVVFQPLVGKLLDTFGDSGIVGGEHIYTVVDYQIALSILPISLLLVTILAFFMKDVKATH; translated from the coding sequence ATGCAGATAACTAATACTTCCATCGGTAGAAGACAAGCGCTATTTGGCAGCTTAATGTGCGCAGTAGGTGCTTTCTTCTACTGTTATGAATTTGTCTTGAGGATTATTCCTGGTGCTTTGCAAAGCGAATTAAGTGCCGCGTTTGGTCATATTTCTGCAACAACGTTTGGCCAAATCTCTGCACTCTATTATTTTGCCTACTCACCCATGCAGTTGCCTGTTGGCATGCTTATGGATCGTTTTGGTCCAAGGCGCCTTCTGACTTTTGCGTGTTTCTGCTGTGCTATAGGTTCATGGATGTTTTCCATTACCTCATCAGTCTTTATTGCAGGATCAGGACGTTTTCTCGTTGGTTTTGGCTCTTCCTTTGCGTTTGTTGGTGTTCTATCGCTGGCTATGCATTGGTTACCACGGCGCTATTTTTCATTAGTTGCCGGGTTGATCACCACTCTTGGCATGTTGGGATTGGTCTATGGTGAAGTAAAAATTACTAATATCGCTGTAACCATGGGATGGCATCATGTTTTAAACCTTATGGTGGTGATAGGTGCTATTCTTACCTTGGTTACATTTTTTGTAGTTCGTGATGGTCCTGAAGGTTATTCCCCCCATAAATATGCCCTGCCAGAGTTTTTTGCAAATGTCTGGTCTGTGTTGACCTCCCCACAGGTATGGTTAATTGGTTTCGTAGGCGCGTGCTTATACACCTCCTTATCAGTGTTTGGGGAATTGTGGGGCAAAAGTTACCTTGAGCAGGCACATCACCTAACAAAGGTAGAGGCAGCTAGAACAGTTTCCGCCATGTTTTTAGGCTGGGCTGTGGGCGCACCAATTGCCGGGTATTTATCTGATCGCAGTGGACGCCGAGTTCTTCCATTAACGATAGGTGCAGTTCTAGCATTAATTTGTATTTGCTTTGTTTTGTATTATCCGGGACTTTCTTATTTCTGGTTAAATGTATTGTTATTTTTATACGGTGCATTCAGTGCGACAGAAATTATTGTTTTTATCATGGGTAAAGAAAACAGCGGTGCAAAATTATCGGGTACGGTATTCGCTGCAGTAAATATGATAGTTACCCTGGGTGGCGTAGTATTCCAGCCACTTGTCGGTAAATTGCTAGATACTTTTGGCGATAGTGGAATTGTTGGTGGTGAGCATATTTATACTGTTGTAGACTACCAGATAGCGCTTTCTATCCTACCCATCTCTTTATTGCTGGTTACCATCCTTGCTTTTTTCATGAAGGATGTTAAGGCTACTCATTAA
- a CDS encoding MFS transporter, with protein MFMAWLICGLGAVYYSYEYFLRISPSVMEHALRDHFNLSATGFGLLSAFYYYAYVPLQLPVGVLLDRYGPRLLITLACLVCVIGTFIFAGTTVFWVAAAGRFLVGFGSAFAFVGVLKLATIWLPEDKLAMVSGLAAALGTIGAMIGDNLLGTLVMKIGWRETVNLTAFFGIGLSVVLWFGIRDKKSHQRKSGTVDNFKKSMIDLGIIAKNKQIWINGMFGCLVYLPTTVFAELWGIPYLKHAHNLTQEGADFANSLLFLGFTVGAPLMGYISDKLKRRKAPMLFGATGAGIVMMIVLYMPGLSATHINVLMFLLGLLYSAQCIVFAVGRELSPNEAAGTAMAMTNMIVMLGAMFLQPLVGRLLDLSLSTHLANIPLQDIPVDKLQQMYTADDYQFALSIIPIGIIIAAILTFFLKETYANADN; from the coding sequence ATGTTCATGGCTTGGCTAATTTGTGGTCTAGGCGCAGTGTATTATAGTTACGAGTATTTTTTACGGATTTCGCCCAGTGTGATGGAGCACGCACTGCGTGATCATTTTAATTTATCAGCTACTGGTTTTGGTTTACTCTCTGCATTTTATTACTATGCTTATGTACCTTTGCAGTTGCCGGTTGGTGTTCTGTTAGATCGTTACGGTCCCAGATTGTTAATTACACTAGCTTGTCTCGTTTGCGTCATTGGTACTTTCATTTTCGCTGGAACCACGGTATTTTGGGTAGCTGCGGCGGGACGATTTTTGGTCGGCTTTGGCTCTGCGTTTGCCTTCGTCGGTGTACTTAAATTAGCGACAATATGGTTACCAGAAGATAAATTAGCGATGGTTTCGGGACTGGCGGCAGCCTTGGGTACTATTGGTGCGATGATTGGTGACAACCTCCTCGGTACCCTGGTTATGAAAATTGGTTGGCGTGAAACCGTAAATTTAACTGCTTTCTTTGGAATCGGTTTAAGTGTTGTATTGTGGTTTGGAATAAGAGACAAAAAAAGCCATCAACGCAAAAGTGGTACTGTTGATAACTTCAAAAAGAGTATGATTGATCTTGGTATCATTGCTAAGAACAAACAAATTTGGATCAACGGTATGTTTGGTTGCCTGGTTTACTTACCAACGACTGTTTTCGCTGAGCTTTGGGGTATTCCTTATTTAAAGCATGCTCATAATCTCACACAAGAGGGGGCAGATTTCGCAAATTCTCTCTTATTCTTAGGCTTCACCGTTGGCGCACCTTTAATGGGTTATATCTCAGATAAACTCAAACGCCGTAAAGCGCCTATGTTATTCGGCGCTACCGGAGCTGGAATTGTCATGATGATAGTTCTCTATATGCCCGGTTTATCAGCAACACACATCAATGTACTAATGTTTCTTTTGGGTCTACTATATAGTGCTCAATGTATCGTATTCGCCGTAGGTCGCGAACTTAGCCCAAATGAGGCTGCTGGTACGGCGATGGCAATGACGAATATGATTGTGATGCTTGGTGCAATGTTCTTGCAACCTCTGGTCGGACGATTGTTGGATTTAAGTTTATCAACACATCTTGCTAATATACCTCTGCAAGATATACCTGTGGATAAATTGCAGCAAATGTATACTGCCGATGACTATCAGTTCGCATTATCAATAATTCCTATCGGGATTATTATTGCCGCTATCTTAACCTTTTTCCTAAAAGAAACTTATGCTAATGCAGATAACTAA
- a CDS encoding malic enzyme-like NAD(P)-binding protein, with product MDKDVLKERALEYHEFPIPGKLAVHVTKSTNSQDDLSLAYTPGVAEPVLAIAENPEDAFRYTGKGNLVAVMTNGTAVLGLGDVGPLASKPVMEGKAVLFKRFADIDVFDIEVDAEDSQAFIATAKRIAPTFGGINLEDIKAPECFEIEQALIEQLNIPVFHDDQHGTAIVVAAGLLNALELQQKKLSDVNIVCIGAGAAGIASMRLLVALGADKEKMLLLDSKGVIHSGREDLNPYKFAFARKTERRTLAEALEGADVFIGVAKPDLLDADLLQLMAPKPVIFALSNPNPEIRPELAHGVRDDLIIATGRSDFPNQVNNVLCFPYIFRGALDVRATCINQSMQIAAVEAIRQLVQEPVPQIVKDNYPGVTDWDFGPHYIIPKPIDPRLKERVALAVAKAAIASGVSRAVLPKAY from the coding sequence TTGGATAAAGATGTATTAAAAGAACGCGCGTTGGAATACCATGAGTTCCCAATTCCAGGGAAACTGGCTGTCCACGTCACTAAATCAACCAATTCGCAAGATGATTTATCGCTTGCTTATACTCCGGGTGTGGCTGAGCCTGTTCTTGCTATTGCTGAAAATCCAGAAGATGCATTCCGCTATACAGGCAAGGGAAATTTAGTGGCCGTGATGACGAATGGAACTGCTGTACTTGGTCTTGGAGATGTTGGCCCCTTGGCTAGTAAGCCAGTGATGGAAGGTAAAGCCGTATTATTTAAACGCTTTGCTGATATTGACGTATTTGATATAGAAGTCGATGCAGAAGACTCTCAAGCTTTTATTGCTACTGCAAAACGAATAGCACCTACATTTGGTGGTATTAATTTGGAAGACATTAAAGCGCCTGAATGTTTTGAAATTGAACAGGCGTTAATAGAGCAGTTAAATATACCGGTTTTTCACGATGATCAGCATGGTACGGCCATAGTTGTGGCTGCGGGTTTGCTTAATGCACTTGAGTTACAACAAAAGAAACTTTCCGACGTGAATATTGTTTGTATTGGGGCTGGTGCTGCAGGCATTGCTTCAATGCGCTTATTAGTCGCTTTGGGCGCTGATAAAGAGAAAATGCTTTTGTTAGATAGTAAAGGCGTTATTCATTCAGGACGGGAGGATCTTAATCCCTATAAATTCGCTTTTGCCCGAAAAACTGAGCGACGGACTCTTGCAGAGGCTTTAGAGGGGGCCGATGTATTCATCGGTGTAGCAAAACCTGATTTACTTGATGCAGATCTATTGCAACTGATGGCTCCGAAACCAGTTATTTTTGCCTTATCTAATCCTAATCCAGAAATACGTCCCGAACTCGCCCATGGTGTGCGCGATGATTTAATCATTGCAACTGGACGTAGTGACTTTCCTAATCAGGTTAATAATGTACTTTGTTTTCCCTATATCTTTCGCGGCGCGCTAGATGTTCGTGCTACGTGCATCAATCAATCAATGCAGATTGCTGCAGTTGAAGCGATCCGTCAACTGGTGCAAGAACCAGTGCCTCAAATAGTTAAGGACAATTATCCCGGTGTTACTGACTGGGATTTTGGCCCGCATTATATTATCCCCAAACCAATTGATCCCCGATTAAAGGAGAGGGTGGCGCTTGCTGTCGCCAAAGCTGCAATAGCAAGTGGTGTCAGCCGGGCAGTTCTTCCTAAAGCATATTAG
- the rpmE gene encoding 50S ribosomal protein L31, protein MKASIHPEYKVINVSCSCGHTFETRSTLASDLSIEVCANCHPFYTGKQKLVDTGGRVQKFRDRYGFKKAK, encoded by the coding sequence ATGAAAGCGTCTATTCATCCTGAGTACAAAGTGATCAATGTGTCTTGCAGTTGCGGCCACACCTTTGAAACTCGTTCAACTTTGGCTAGCGATTTAAGTATCGAAGTTTGTGCAAATTGCCATCCGTTTTATACAGGTAAGCAAAAACTGGTAGATACCGGTGGTCGAGTTCAAAAATTCCGTGATCGTTATGGCTTTAAGAAAGCGAAGTAA
- a CDS encoding carbonic anhydrase: MYKRIASGILALSCSFAGAYAVTAEEVLTMGKTTSAETQQAMTPKQALQRLKDGNQRFLKNTKLNRDYLAQAKRSSYGQFPWAVVLNCMDSRSVPELLFDQGLADLFILRVAGNVLNEDILGSMEFATKAVGSRLIVVLGHTSCGAVAGACEDVKLGHLNHVLDKIKPVVGPTEKETGLDNCTKPELINAIAKNNALLVARQIQEQSPIIRELLAKGEIGIVAGIHDLRTGKVTFFEEGRLMPTQKN, translated from the coding sequence ATGTATAAACGAATTGCCAGTGGAATTTTAGCGTTGTCCTGTTCTTTTGCTGGAGCATATGCAGTAACAGCGGAAGAAGTATTAACGATGGGCAAAACAACTTCAGCTGAAACGCAGCAAGCCATGACCCCCAAACAGGCACTGCAACGTCTAAAAGATGGAAATCAACGTTTTTTAAAAAATACAAAGTTAAACCGTGATTATCTGGCACAAGCAAAACGCTCATCCTATGGACAATTCCCCTGGGCAGTGGTTTTAAATTGCATGGATTCACGCTCTGTACCTGAGCTATTATTCGATCAAGGGCTTGCTGATTTATTTATTCTTCGTGTTGCAGGCAATGTTTTAAACGAAGATATATTGGGAAGTATGGAATTTGCGACTAAAGCAGTAGGTTCGCGCTTAATTGTAGTATTAGGCCATACTTCTTGCGGAGCGGTCGCTGGAGCATGTGAGGATGTGAAACTTGGTCATCTTAATCACGTGCTTGATAAAATTAAACCGGTTGTTGGACCTACGGAAAAGGAAACGGGACTTGATAATTGTACAAAACCCGAATTAATCAACGCAATTGCAAAAAATAATGCGTTATTGGTTGCACGTCAAATTCAAGAGCAAAGCCCAATTATTCGTGAGCTATTGGCAAAGGGAGAAATTGGTATTGTTGCTGGAATCCATGATTTGCGAACAGGGAAAGTGACCTTTTTTGAAGAAGGACGCCTTATGCCAACGCAGAAAAATTGA
- the xth gene encoding exodeoxyribonuclease III: MPKIASWNVNSIKIRLEQILNWLQSTEIDILGVQETKLIDEHFPTNIFKELGYHVAFTGQKSYNGVALISRHPISEVIKELPDFEDPQRRLLAATIGDIRLINLYVPNGSEIPSEKYTYKLAWLQKTIAFIKQQLMLYPKLIVLGDFNIAPEDKDVHDPLEWQNSVMVSPAERQAFADLLALGLIDSFRKFAPEDKEFTWWDYRAASFRRNRGLRIDHILLSSDLKEVCKGCSIDKVPRKWERPSDHAPVWIEISG; the protein is encoded by the coding sequence ATGCCTAAGATTGCAAGTTGGAATGTCAATTCGATTAAAATACGACTTGAACAAATATTAAATTGGTTACAATCAACAGAAATTGATATTTTAGGCGTGCAAGAGACAAAATTAATCGATGAACATTTTCCAACAAATATATTCAAAGAGTTAGGTTATCATGTGGCTTTTACTGGCCAGAAAAGTTATAACGGGGTTGCTCTTATAAGTCGTCATCCAATTTCAGAGGTCATCAAAGAGTTACCTGATTTTGAAGATCCACAACGCCGCTTACTGGCTGCAACAATTGGTGATATTCGTCTTATCAATCTGTATGTACCTAATGGCTCAGAGATACCCTCCGAAAAATACACCTATAAATTGGCTTGGTTGCAAAAAACGATAGCGTTCATTAAACAGCAGTTAATGCTTTATCCAAAATTAATAGTTCTTGGAGATTTCAATATCGCTCCTGAAGATAAAGATGTTCATGATCCTTTAGAGTGGCAAAATTCTGTGATGGTGAGTCCCGCCGAAAGACAGGCGTTTGCGGATTTATTAGCATTAGGTTTAATTGATAGTTTTCGCAAATTTGCACCAGAAGATAAAGAATTTACCTGGTGGGATTACCGAGCTGCTTCTTTCAGACGTAATCGTGGATTACGTATTGACCATATCTTATTAAGTAGCGATTTAAAAGAGGTGTGTAAGGGATGTAGCATTGACAAAGTGCCGCGAAAATGGGAACGTCCTTCTGATCACGCACCCGTTTGGATTGAAATTTCGGGCTGA
- a CDS encoding exodeoxyribonuclease III, whose protein sequence is MKVITFNANGVRAAGRNGFYNWLAEQDVDFVCIQETKAQMSDKTAEELYYPKDYHCEYYDAQKKGYSGVAIYARHKPLRVIKGLGFDYCDNEGRYLQFDYPNLSIISLYLPSGTSGEIRQAVKFDFLERFAKHLLSLKSEGRELILCGDYNIAHKKIDLKNWRGNQKNSGFLPEERAWMDELFGSMGFVDAFRVVNQEEEQYTWWSYRSPTAREKNVGWRIDYQVITPGLTDSVVQAKVYRDVRWSDHAPLMIEYAGDLYA, encoded by the coding sequence GTGAAGGTAATTACTTTTAATGCAAATGGTGTTCGCGCTGCGGGACGCAATGGATTTTATAATTGGTTGGCTGAGCAAGACGTTGATTTTGTTTGTATTCAAGAAACAAAGGCACAAATGAGTGATAAGACTGCCGAAGAACTTTATTACCCTAAAGACTATCATTGCGAATATTACGATGCACAAAAAAAAGGCTATAGTGGTGTTGCAATCTATGCTCGTCATAAGCCTCTACGAGTAATAAAGGGTTTAGGTTTTGATTATTGTGATAATGAAGGTCGTTACTTGCAATTTGACTATCCCAACCTCAGCATAATCTCTCTTTATTTGCCTTCAGGCACCAGCGGGGAAATACGCCAAGCGGTTAAATTTGATTTTCTGGAACGTTTTGCCAAACATTTGCTAAGCTTGAAAAGCGAGGGTCGAGAATTAATTCTTTGTGGTGATTACAATATTGCCCATAAAAAAATCGATCTAAAAAATTGGCGTGGTAATCAAAAAAACTCTGGATTCTTACCTGAAGAAAGGGCCTGGATGGATGAGCTTTTTGGTTCCATGGGTTTTGTTGACGCGTTTCGTGTGGTCAATCAGGAAGAAGAGCAATATACGTGGTGGTCTTATCGCAGCCCTACAGCACGGGAAAAAAATGTGGGTTGGAGAATTGATTATCAAGTTATTACGCCAGGATTAACTGACAGTGTTGTTCAGGCGAAAGTCTATCGAGATGTACGTTGGTCTGACCATGCGCCCTTAATGATTGAATATGCAGGGGACTTGTATGCCTAA
- the wrbA gene encoding NAD(P)H:quinone oxidoreductase, whose amino-acid sequence MSKPYILVLYYSRHGATAQLAQYLARGVETVNGIEARLRTVPPVSPTCEAVDKSIPDSGAPYVTLDDLRDCHGLALGSPTRFGNMASPLKYFLDTTTPLWLAGDLVDKPACVFSSTASLHGGQETTLLTMMLPLLHHGMLIIGLPYTEPELNTTQTGGTPYGVTHVAGSLSNNPVSQDEITLAKQLGKRLATISMRVDASN is encoded by the coding sequence ATGAGTAAACCCTATATCCTTGTTCTTTATTATTCTCGCCACGGAGCAACAGCCCAACTGGCTCAGTACCTTGCTCGAGGAGTGGAAACTGTTAATGGCATTGAGGCAAGATTACGGACAGTTCCACCGGTATCTCCAACTTGTGAGGCAGTTGATAAATCTATTCCTGACAGTGGAGCACCTTATGTTACTTTGGATGATTTGCGTGATTGTCACGGTTTGGCACTAGGAAGTCCCACACGTTTTGGGAATATGGCATCCCCCTTAAAATATTTCCTGGACACGACTACACCATTGTGGCTGGCAGGTGATTTGGTGGATAAGCCCGCATGCGTTTTTTCCTCAACAGCGTCTCTGCACGGAGGTCAAGAGACCACCTTGTTAACTATGATGCTACCTTTATTGCATCACGGGATGCTCATCATTGGTTTGCCTTATACTGAGCCGGAATTGAATACGACGCAAACTGGAGGTACTCCTTATGGTGTGACTCATGTTGCGGGTTCGTTGAGTAATAATCCGGTGAGCCAAGATGAAATTACATTGGCGAAGCAATTAGGAAAGCGACTTGCAACAATTAGCATGCGGGTTGATGCATCCAATTAA
- a CDS encoding ArsC/Spx/MgsR family protein codes for MLTLYHNPRCSKSRACLKLLQDASIPVNIVDYIREGLSLTLLKRFADTLSLEAILRKNEALYKELNLEGADNKTILEAIAAHPQLMQRPIAVLGEEMILARPPEKILELVNE; via the coding sequence ATGCTAACTTTATATCATAACCCGCGCTGCTCTAAATCACGAGCTTGCCTTAAGCTACTGCAAGACGCATCGATTCCTGTAAACATTGTTGATTATATTCGGGAAGGACTATCTCTAACACTTCTAAAACGCTTTGCTGACACATTAAGTCTTGAGGCCATTCTGCGAAAAAATGAAGCATTGTACAAAGAATTGAATTTGGAGGGGGCTGATAACAAGACAATTTTAGAAGCGATTGCCGCTCATCCTCAACTTATGCAAAGACCAATTGCTGTGTTGGGTGAGGAAATGATTCTTGCCCGTCCCCCCGAAAAAATATTGGAGTTGGTTAATGAGTAA
- a CDS encoding protein kinase domain-containing protein has protein sequence MFTLLPVEGGLLSRKRKQINLLNAILKKINHYQVSNPERLPYYFNKLVSFHKKSIEKGEASPPIKSWFTTHPLFKIQKQIEQIVNNHTLRLEIIELSQQMNLLDIYKRYEGKDSFRSLIQADLRTVNSKYKAVSLGGGNNPLVKVTLSNDHHFVIRFLRLNSHEDANALSPKTARERLVGMKQISQPYLLQRIEDDYQEVTYLECSEYHEHGSLETLFQELHQQKNKKDKTPVDLNPLVLLYAQQFLEFFVALNQQNVWYTDLKPSNILLRGDGGIILSDIKGLVISSEKRVLSSRTSTTPAYYQSSVYRDKEINLERLQRQTLATTLYELACHKLPTPQITTHPHWKNKYDFEQPCFETEEGQLIKTLILELNKRKSQPLSYFLNKLATFTADKEQHLEQLRETKCPPIELDDSHSFSI, from the coding sequence ATGTTTACCCTACTTCCCGTTGAAGGTGGTTTGCTAAGCAGAAAAAGGAAGCAAATCAATTTGCTGAATGCAATTTTGAAAAAAATTAATCATTATCAAGTTTCTAATCCGGAGCGGCTTCCTTATTATTTCAATAAGCTTGTTAGTTTTCATAAGAAATCGATTGAAAAAGGAGAGGCCTCACCGCCGATCAAAAGCTGGTTTACTACACACCCACTTTTTAAAATACAAAAGCAAATTGAGCAAATTGTCAATAATCACACATTGCGATTGGAAATAATTGAGCTCTCTCAACAAATGAATTTATTGGATATTTATAAACGTTATGAAGGGAAAGATAGTTTTCGCTCATTAATTCAAGCCGATCTGAGAACAGTTAATTCTAAATATAAAGCAGTCTCATTAGGAGGGGGTAATAATCCGCTTGTTAAAGTTACCCTTTCTAATGACCATCACTTTGTAATTCGCTTTTTAAGATTGAATAGTCATGAGGACGCCAACGCTCTCTCCCCTAAAACAGCCAGAGAGCGCTTAGTGGGTATGAAACAAATTTCCCAACCCTACTTATTACAACGAATAGAAGATGATTACCAGGAAGTCACTTATTTAGAATGCAGCGAATACCATGAACATGGTAGTCTTGAAACCTTGTTTCAGGAATTACATCAGCAAAAAAATAAAAAAGACAAAACCCCCGTTGATTTAAATCCTCTAGTGCTATTGTATGCCCAGCAATTTTTAGAATTTTTTGTAGCATTGAATCAACAAAATGTTTGGTATACCGATTTAAAACCAAGCAACATTTTATTACGTGGTGATGGCGGCATTATACTTAGTGATATTAAAGGGCTCGTGATTTCCTCTGAAAAAAGGGTTCTTAGCTCTAGAACAAGCACAACCCCTGCATATTATCAATCTTCAGTCTATAGAGATAAAGAAATTAATTTGGAACGATTGCAGCGACAAACGCTGGCAACAACATTATATGAGTTAGCCTGTCACAAATTACCAACTCCCCAAATAACTACACACCCTCACTGGAAAAACAAATATGACTTTGAACAACCTTGTTTTGAGACAGAAGAAGGACAGCTGATCAAAACGTTAATTCTTGAATTAAACAAACGAAAATCACAGCCATTGAGTTATTTTCTAAATAAACTGGCTACATTTACGGCTGATAAAGAACAACATCTAGAGCAGCTGCGAGAAACTAAATGCCCTCCGATTGAATTGGATGACTCTCACTCTTTTTCAATTTAA
- a CDS encoding RNA-binding S4 domain-containing protein: protein MTDVFINKEPVELFKILKFEGIASSGAEAKDMIAAGTVLVNGIIEKQKRKKMVAGDTIELKGQIFRLKLVAN, encoded by the coding sequence ATGACGGATGTTTTCATTAATAAAGAACCTGTTGAACTCTTTAAAATTCTTAAATTTGAAGGTATCGCCTCCAGTGGAGCAGAAGCTAAGGATATGATTGCTGCTGGCACTGTCTTAGTAAACGGCATAATAGAAAAACAGAAAAGAAAAAAGATGGTTGCAGGGGATACGATTGAATTGAAAGGTCAGATCTTTCGGCTAAAGTTGGTTGCTAATTAA
- a CDS encoding VF530 family DNA-binding protein, with the protein MCNKKGIVMERASKYPLHGITLETILNSLLICYGWNGLAKKVKVNCFSTNPSINSSLKFLRKTPWARTKIETLYRDSLKSKDCDNS; encoded by the coding sequence ATGTGCAACAAAAAAGGTATAGTGATGGAGAGAGCTTCTAAATATCCACTGCACGGCATTACACTAGAGACTATCTTAAATAGTCTGTTGATTTGTTATGGTTGGAATGGCTTGGCGAAAAAAGTCAAGGTTAACTGTTTTTCTACCAACCCCAGCATCAATTCAAGTCTTAAATTCCTGCGCAAAACACCATGGGCAAGGACTAAAATTGAAACCCTTTATCGTGATTCTTTAAAAAGTAAAGATTGCGACAATTCATAA
- a CDS encoding Hsp20/alpha crystallin family protein: MNTLRRALPMYREMGHFLDDLFNLQKQDDSSYIETSTWSPLVDIKEEKDCFLVIADIPGVKKEDISISLEQHVLTLKGERQFEKTEQHQGYTRRERTQGQFYRRFSLPQTADDAKITARYTHGVLEIKIPKKEAAAEKKIEISVEE, translated from the coding sequence ATGAACACATTAAGAAGAGCATTGCCCATGTACCGTGAAATGGGCCATTTTCTCGATGATTTGTTTAACCTTCAAAAGCAGGACGACTCTTCCTACATTGAAACAAGCACTTGGTCGCCTTTGGTGGACATTAAAGAAGAAAAAGACTGCTTTTTAGTCATCGCAGATATTCCTGGGGTAAAAAAAGAAGATATTAGTATCTCTTTGGAACAACACGTTCTTACTTTAAAGGGTGAACGTCAGTTTGAAAAAACCGAACAACATCAAGGTTATACCCGAAGAGAACGTACTCAAGGTCAGTTCTATCGTCGTTTCAGTCTTCCTCAAACTGCGGATGATGCCAAAATCACAGCGCGCTATACCCATGGGGTGCTTGAAATCAAGATTCCTAAAAAGGAAGCTGCGGCTGAGAAAAAAATCGAAATCAGTGTAGAAGAATAA